The Desulfurobacterium atlanticum nucleotide sequence AATGAAGCAAGACAGTTTCGTGAACTTATAGAGATGGCTTATAAGGTAAAAGAAGAAATTGAGGAGGAAGGATTGAAAGTAAAGATTTACTTAACAGCTGCTGCTGATTTTTCAGATAGAATTGTTGAAGTAGCACAGGATGAAGAGGCTAAAGTTATAGTTTTAGGTGCACATGGAAAAAGTTTTATTGAGGAGCTTGTTGTTGGAAGTGTTTCTCACGGTGTTATTGAAAAGTCAAAAGTGCCTGTGCTTGTTGTTAAAAAGGGAGAGTGATGGGGAAGGTTCTTGTTACAGGCGGAGCCGGATTTATAGGTTCTCATCTTGTAGAATCGCTTCTTGAAGAAGGAAGGGAAGTTGTTGTTTTTGATGATTTTTCCACCGGTAAAATGGAAAATCTTCCTGAAAATAGCAGATTAACAGTTTTAAAAGGGAATGTCGGGGAAAAAGAAAGGGTTGTTAATCTGTTTGATTCCTTCAAGTTTGACACGGTTTTTCATCTTGCCGCTGTCGCTTCTGTTGCAAAAAGTGTTGAAAATCCTGAAGAAACTCACAGAACAAACTTTGATGGAACGATGTATCTTCTTGACTGTTGTTTAAAGTTTTTCGTTTCCCGCTTTATATTTGCTTCCTCTGCAGCTGTTTACGGAGATTTACCCGGGCTTCCTAAAAAGGAAGATGACCCTGTTAAGCCTCAAACTCCTTATGCTGTTGATAAATATGCTTCTGAAAGGTATGTCCTAAATGCTTTTAACCTTTACGGATTAAAGACAAGTGCTCTCAGATTTTTCAATGTTTTTGGGCCGAGACAGGATCCTTTTTCTCCCTATTCGGGAGTGGTTTCAATTTTTGTGGATAGGGTTTTACGGTTTTTAAATGGAGAAAACGTTGAGATAACAATCTTTGGAGACGGAAAGCAGACAAGAGATTTTATATACGTGAAAGATGTTGTAAAGGCACTTTTACTTGTTGAGAAAAGTGAAGCTGCCTACGGAAAAGTTTTTAACACAGGGACAGGGAAAGAAACATCCCTCCTTGACCTTTTAAAATATATTGAAAATATAGCGGGGAAAATTCCACCTGTTAAATTTGCACCTGCGAGGAAAGGGGATATAAAACATTCCTGTGCAGATATATCCAATCTGAAAAAAATCGGTTTTTCACCTTCTTTTACTGTTCAGGAGGGGTTGAAACTGCTTTTTGAGTGTGAGATGGAAAAGTAATTTTTACCCACTTCAAAAATTACTTTCCGATGCAAAATGTTGAAAATATAATATCCAGCATATCTTCAACGGTTCTTTTCCCTGTTATTTCACCTATTACGTCTATTGCGTCGTCAAGGTCTATTGAGAGGAATTCTGGAGATTGAAAGCCCTTTTCAAGACTTTCAAGAACCTTTTTTAAGCTTTTAAGAGCTTTTTCTAAAAGTTTTTTGTGCCGTTCGCTTGTTATCATCGTTTCACTTTCTTTGAAAAGTGTTTCAGGTTCAAGAAGGAGTTTGTTCATTATTTTTTCTGTAAGTTTGTCTATGCCTTCTCCGGTCTTGGCGCTTATGGTGATACATTCTTTCTTAAACTCTTTACAGGAGACTTTCAAAGGCATGTCTGCTTTGTTGATTACAACGATTGTGTTGGGATTATCTTTTACAAGACTGTAAATTTTCCGGTCTTCTTCTGTAAATCCTTGAGCTCCGTCAATTAAAAACAGAACAATATCTGCCTCTTTAAGTTTTTCAATGGAGCGGGCGATTCCTATCTGTTCAACTTTATCTTTTGCATCTCTTATACCTGCTGTGTCTATGAGCCTTACAGGAATGCCTTTAAGTGTTATGGATTCTTCTATAATATCCCTTGTTGTTCCTGGAATGTCGGTTACTATTGCTCTTTCATCTCTTAAAAGAGCATTTAAAAGGGAAGATTTCCCAACGTTTGGTTTTCCGACGATGGCTATTTTTATCCCTTCTCTTACAATTTTTCCCTCATCATAAGTTTTAAGGAGATTTTCAATCTCTTTTATAGATTTTTCTATCTCTTCTTTTACTTTTGCCGATTCTATTATTTCAATGTCTTCTTCTGGGAAATCAACGGCTGCTTCTATCAGGGCTTTTAAGTTGAAGAGATTGTCCATTATCTCTTTAATTTTTTTGCTAAGCGTTCCTTTGAGATGATTTACCGCTACTTTAAGCGAGAGTTCACTGTTTGCATTTATTATTTCGTTTATCGCTTCAGCCTGAACAAGGTCTATCCTTCCGTGGATAAATGCTCGTTTTGTAAACTCTCCCGGTTCTGCAAGGCGGGCACCGAGAGAAAGGACGGTCCTTAAAATTTTTCTGACAACATATATCCCGCCGTGGGAGTGGATTTCAACAACATCTTCTCCGGTGAAAGTTTTAGGAGCTTTCATATAAACTGCTAATATTTCGTCTATTGTTTCCCCTTTAGTGTCAACTGCGATTCCGTAGTGCATTTTTCTATCTTCAAATGTTTCTTTCTTTTTTCCGCTTTTCATTCTGAATATTTTTTTAAGTATCGGTAAGGCTTCTTTTCCCGAAATTCTAACGATTCCTATGGCTCCTTTTCCTATCGGGGTGCTTATTGCTGCTATTGTGTCTTCACAGAGATAATCTTTCATGCTTTTATCCCTTTTTCTTCAAGTATTTTCTTTACTTCAGGATTTTGCTCTGCAAACTGTTTTATGAAGTCTATAAACTCCTGTTCATTCATCCGCTTTATTCCAAGCTTTTCTGCTCTGGCAAGTTTTGAACCGGGATTTTCTCCTACAACGACAAAAGATGTTCTTTTTGTGACAGAATTTGTAGGGTTTCCTCCTAAAAGTTCAATAATCTTCTGGGCTTCTTTTCTTGTAAAGTGTTCAAGTTCTCCTGTAAATACAACATTCTGGCCTTCAAGTGGTTTTGGTAGTTCCTCTTCTTTCTCTTCCTCTTCTGTTCTTTCAAATTTAAATCCGACCTCTTTTAGTTTATTTATCATTTCCACATTTTTTTCAGCTTTGAAAAAGTTTTTTATACTTGTTGCTGTGATTGGTCCTATGCCGGGAATGTTTGCAAGTTCTTCAAACGGTGCGTTCATCAGTTCGTCAAGGTTTTTAAATTTCTTTGCAAGTAGCATTGCTGTTTTTTCCCCAACGTGTCTTATTCCAAGGGCTGTTAGCTTTTTGTAAAATTCAGCATTTTTTGATTTTTCTATCTGGGATAGGAGATTTTCCACTTTTTTAGTTCCCCATCCCGGGAGCTTTAGCAGTTCATTTTTATCAATTGTGTAAAGGTCGGCAATGTTTTTTACAAATCCTTTTTTTGTAAGTAGATTTGCCGTTGACTCACCAAGTCCTTTTATATCAAGCACCTTTCCCCAGTAGATAAGGTGTTCTTTTAGTTGTGCCGGGCAGTTTATGTTGGGACATCTCGGGACGGCTTCGTCAAGCTCGTGAACAACAGGAGAGCCGCATTCAGGGCATGTTTTTGGTAATTCTACAGGCTTTTCATTGCCAGTTCTTCTCTCTTTTACCGGTGCCACTATGTAGGGAATAGTTTCTCCTGCTCTTTCAACAAGAACGTAATCACCTATTCTTATATCTTTTCTTTTTATCTCATCTGGATTAAAAAGGGAAGCTCTTGATACAACTACTCCACCCACTTCAACAGGTTCAAGTACGGCAACAGGTGTAAGGGCTCCCGTTCTTCCTACCTGCCATATCACATCTAAAAGTTTTGTTACAGCCTGCTTTGCCGGAAATTTATATGCAACTGCCCATCTTGGATGGTGAAGGGTTTCGCCAAGCTTTTCCCATGCACAGGTGTCGTTAACCTTCACCACCATTCCATCAGCTTCAAAATCCCAGGATTCCCTTTCCTCCTGACACTTCATTATGTAGTCAATTACCTCTTCTATTCCGTTGCAAAGCTTACTTAATGGAGATACTTTAAAGCCACAATCTCTTAAAATGTTCAAAGCATCCCAGTGGGTTTTTATGTCTTTGCATAGTTTCTTCGGTTCACTGTAAAGAATAAAATAGGTGTAGCAGTCAAGGTTCCTTTTTGCAACTTCCTGGGGGTCTTTTAGTCTCATCGTGCCGGCTGCTGCGTTTCTTGGGTTTGCAAAGAGCGGAAGTCCCGCTTTTTCTCGCTCCTTATTAAGCTTTTCAAAAACACTTCTTGGCATGATTATTTCACCGCGGATGGAGATAAGTTTGATGCCGTATTTTGAAAAAGGTGCTTTCAATGGGATTGATTTTATGGTTTTTACATTTAAAGTAACATCTTCACCGACAATTCCGTCTCCCCTTGTTACACCTCTTACGAAGGTGTCATTTTCATACACAAGTTCAATACTTGCTCCGTCAAATTTTGGTTCTACTACATATTCAACCTTATCAACCCCAAGGGTGGTTCTTACTTTTCTGTCCCACTCTTTCAGATCTTCTGGAGAGTAGGTGTTTTCAAGAGATGTCATTTCGGCAAGATGTTTAACTTTTTGAAACTCTCCGGTAAATGCCGGTGCTATTCTCTGAGTTGGAGAGTCGGGTGTTATAAGTTCGGGAAATTTCCTCTCTATGGATTCAAGAGCGTGGAACAGCTTATCATACTGGTAGTCTGATATTACAGGATTTGCTTCCACATAGTATTTATAATCGTGGTAACGTATAACTTTTCTTAAATCTTCCGCAAATTTTTCGGCTTCCTCTCTGGTGATTTTATCTATGAAATTTTTTCTGTCTATTTTCTTTAGAAGCTGGTCTGTAAGTTTTTGCATCTCCAGCTCTTCTGATACTGTGTATCTCATGGCTATCTCTCCTTCCTGATGACTTAAAACCTATAAAAATAATAGCCTCTTTTGGTAAGATTTGAAAGTGTAAATCGGGAAGTAGGAGAGTTTATTATGAGATACGGTGTAGTTGGAGTTGGTGGTGTAGGCGGTTTTTATGGTGGAATGCTGGCAAAGGGAGGATTTGAAACGGTTTTTGTTACAAAACAAAGATATCTATCGGTTTTTAAAGATAAAGGACTTACTGTGGAAAGTTATAAACACGGGAAATTTACTGTAAAGGAATCTGGAAAAGTTGTTTTTACAGATTCTTATGATGTGCTTAAAGATTGTGATGTGGTGCTTTTGTGTGTAAAGTCTTATGATACTGAAAGTGTTGTGCAAGAACTTTCAAAGGTTAACGGTGATTTTGCAGTTGTTTCTGTTCAAAACGGAATAGAGAATGAGGAGATAATAGGCAGGTATCTTGGTGATGATAGAGTTATAGGTGCAACGGCTTTTATCGGTTCTTATCTTAAAGAGCCTGGTGTTATAGTTCATGAGGCGGCGGGGCTTCTTGAGATAGGTGAGATTGATGGGAAAATTTCTGACAGGATAAAGCATATTGCAGCGGACATGGAAAAGGCCGGGATAGATGTAAGGATATCAAAAGATATTAATTACACTCTGTGGAAAAAGTTGTTGTGGAACGTTGCATTTAATCCATATTCTGTTGTTACCGGAGTGACGGTTGGTCAGATGCTTGAGTTTGAATATACCCGTTCTATTTTAAAGAACCTGATGCTTGAGTGTAAAAAGGTAGCTGCTGCTTATGGAATATCGCTTAAGGATTCCACCATTGAAGGGTATCTTAAATCTTCTTCTGACCTTAGAGAATATAAAACTTCAATGCTTCTTGATT carries:
- a CDS encoding NAD-dependent epimerase/dehydratase family protein — its product is MGKVLVTGGAGFIGSHLVESLLEEGREVVVFDDFSTGKMENLPENSRLTVLKGNVGEKERVVNLFDSFKFDTVFHLAAVASVAKSVENPEETHRTNFDGTMYLLDCCLKFFVSRFIFASSAAVYGDLPGLPKKEDDPVKPQTPYAVDKYASERYVLNAFNLYGLKTSALRFFNVFGPRQDPFSPYSGVVSIFVDRVLRFLNGENVEITIFGDGKQTRDFIYVKDVVKALLLVEKSEAAYGKVFNTGTGKETSLLDLLKYIENIAGKIPPVKFAPARKGDIKHSCADISNLKKIGFSPSFTVQEGLKLLFECEMEK
- a CDS encoding universal stress protein, which produces MPMFKKILYATDFSPLARAAIEYVKGLKDAGAEEVVVVHVIDAKTTGFPQGVNLMEKKTELMFELPENEARQFRELIEMAYKVKEEIEEEGLKVKIYLTAAADFSDRIVEVAQDEEAKVIVLGAHGKSFIEELVVGSVSHGVIEKSKVPVLVVKKGE
- a CDS encoding ketopantoate reductase family protein; this encodes MRYGVVGVGGVGGFYGGMLAKGGFETVFVTKQRYLSVFKDKGLTVESYKHGKFTVKESGKVVFTDSYDVLKDCDVVLLCVKSYDTESVVQELSKVNGDFAVVSVQNGIENEEIIGRYLGDDRVIGATAFIGSYLKEPGVIVHEAAGLLEIGEIDGKISDRIKHIAADMEKAGIDVRISKDINYTLWKKLLWNVAFNPYSVVTGVTVGQMLEFEYTRSILKNLMLECKKVAAAYGISLKDSTIEGYLKSSSDLREYKTSMLLDFERGKPIEIEGITGALIRKAKRKGMKIPYNECVYGTVKFFDLQRKI
- the mnmE gene encoding tRNA uridine-5-carboxymethylaminomethyl(34) synthesis GTPase MnmE encodes the protein MKDYLCEDTIAAISTPIGKGAIGIVRISGKEALPILKKIFRMKSGKKKETFEDRKMHYGIAVDTKGETIDEILAVYMKAPKTFTGEDVVEIHSHGGIYVVRKILRTVLSLGARLAEPGEFTKRAFIHGRIDLVQAEAINEIINANSELSLKVAVNHLKGTLSKKIKEIMDNLFNLKALIEAAVDFPEEDIEIIESAKVKEEIEKSIKEIENLLKTYDEGKIVREGIKIAIVGKPNVGKSSLLNALLRDERAIVTDIPGTTRDIIEESITLKGIPVRLIDTAGIRDAKDKVEQIGIARSIEKLKEADIVLFLIDGAQGFTEEDRKIYSLVKDNPNTIVVINKADMPLKVSCKEFKKECITISAKTGEGIDKLTEKIMNKLLLEPETLFKESETMITSERHKKLLEKALKSLKKVLESLEKGFQSPEFLSIDLDDAIDVIGEITGKRTVEDMLDIIFSTFCIGK
- the ligA gene encoding NAD-dependent DNA ligase LigA, producing MRYTVSEELEMQKLTDQLLKKIDRKNFIDKITREEAEKFAEDLRKVIRYHDYKYYVEANPVISDYQYDKLFHALESIERKFPELITPDSPTQRIAPAFTGEFQKVKHLAEMTSLENTYSPEDLKEWDRKVRTTLGVDKVEYVVEPKFDGASIELVYENDTFVRGVTRGDGIVGEDVTLNVKTIKSIPLKAPFSKYGIKLISIRGEIIMPRSVFEKLNKEREKAGLPLFANPRNAAAGTMRLKDPQEVAKRNLDCYTYFILYSEPKKLCKDIKTHWDALNILRDCGFKVSPLSKLCNGIEEVIDYIMKCQEERESWDFEADGMVVKVNDTCAWEKLGETLHHPRWAVAYKFPAKQAVTKLLDVIWQVGRTGALTPVAVLEPVEVGGVVVSRASLFNPDEIKRKDIRIGDYVLVERAGETIPYIVAPVKERRTGNEKPVELPKTCPECGSPVVHELDEAVPRCPNINCPAQLKEHLIYWGKVLDIKGLGESTANLLTKKGFVKNIADLYTIDKNELLKLPGWGTKKVENLLSQIEKSKNAEFYKKLTALGIRHVGEKTAMLLAKKFKNLDELMNAPFEELANIPGIGPITATSIKNFFKAEKNVEMINKLKEVGFKFERTEEEEKEEELPKPLEGQNVVFTGELEHFTRKEAQKIIELLGGNPTNSVTKRTSFVVVGENPGSKLARAEKLGIKRMNEQEFIDFIKQFAEQNPEVKKILEEKGIKA